A genomic stretch from Ketobacter sp. MCCC 1A13808 includes:
- a CDS encoding anti-sigma factor domain-containing protein: protein MSGPLRYQNPQLQELLASNYVAGTLRGPARKRMERLMRDNSVLSKRVRQWEAKLQPLHQATVPVEPKSGTWQSISDAINGAADPMIAILKRRLNIYKYLTAMAMTFALVAGVLLWYPQPDVTPAAAINYVAVMKNSDEQPTMVVTLTKSGRVMALDLLQKPKLEADQRLQLWAVSRDDGSIKSLGAVELEKHFETSLSKEQWGLISTAEYLLVSAEDQIDVQAPGEKIIAKGLCVKVEGWKS, encoded by the coding sequence ATGTCTGGACCATTAAGATATCAAAACCCTCAATTGCAGGAACTGCTGGCATCGAATTACGTTGCCGGAACGTTGCGTGGACCGGCCAGAAAGCGCATGGAACGTTTGATGCGGGACAACTCGGTGTTGAGCAAGCGGGTACGGCAATGGGAAGCAAAGCTGCAGCCACTGCATCAGGCGACGGTCCCGGTTGAACCAAAAAGCGGTACCTGGCAATCCATATCTGATGCGATTAATGGCGCAGCCGACCCGATGATCGCGATCTTAAAACGCCGCCTGAATATTTACAAATACCTGACAGCAATGGCGATGACCTTTGCCCTGGTCGCCGGTGTATTGCTTTGGTATCCACAGCCGGACGTGACACCCGCGGCGGCAATCAACTATGTCGCGGTTATGAAAAACAGCGATGAACAGCCGACCATGGTGGTAACGCTGACCAAGTCAGGAAGAGTTATGGCCCTGGATTTATTGCAGAAACCCAAGCTGGAAGCGGATCAAAGGTTACAACTATGGGCGGTGTCCCGCGACGATGGCAGTATAAAAAGTCTGGGCGCGGTGGAGTTGGAAAAGCATTTCGAAACCTCGCTTAGCAAAGAGCAGTGGGGCTTGATCAGCACAGCCGAGTATTTATTGGTGTCAGCAGAAGACCAGATCGATGTGCAGGCGCCCGGTGAGAAAATTATTGCAAAAGGCTTGTGTGTCAAAGTGGAAGGCTGGAAAAGTTAG
- a CDS encoding aldo/keto reductase produces MPVSSTRRNLIKLFGSAFFLPFLKPTPASGKAETLHRKEIPASGEMLPVIGMGTWRTFNVGKDPKLRQARTDVLSAFFALGGRLIDCSPMYGSSSDTLGFSLKQIEVPDNLFAADKVWTGDGDATQEQVATQLRKWGIAKFDLMQVHNLVEWRDHLATLTEMKRNGQIRYIGITTSHGRRHSELEQIMAEEKPDFIQLTYNITHRQAEQHLLPLAREKGIAVIANRPYDGGQLIRSLKQSQAVPEWAKAEIECQTWADFLLKFIVSHPAITCAIPATTKVTHLSENMQSGYGPLPNASQRLRMAKHIASI; encoded by the coding sequence ATGCCGGTTAGCTCAACCCGCCGCAATCTGATCAAACTATTCGGCAGCGCTTTCTTCCTACCCTTTCTGAAGCCAACACCGGCCAGCGGAAAAGCTGAAACATTGCACCGTAAAGAAATTCCGGCGTCCGGTGAGATGCTACCGGTGATCGGAATGGGAACCTGGCGCACCTTTAACGTAGGTAAAGACCCCAAATTGCGCCAGGCGCGCACCGACGTACTGAGCGCTTTTTTCGCATTGGGCGGCCGCCTTATCGACTGCTCGCCAATGTACGGATCGTCGTCCGATACGCTCGGCTTCTCGCTAAAGCAAATTGAGGTTCCGGATAACCTGTTTGCAGCCGATAAAGTGTGGACCGGCGACGGCGATGCCACTCAAGAGCAAGTGGCTACACAATTGCGAAAGTGGGGCATCGCCAAATTTGACCTGATGCAGGTGCATAATTTAGTGGAGTGGCGCGACCACTTGGCAACGCTAACAGAAATGAAAAGGAACGGACAGATACGTTATATCGGCATCACCACCTCGCACGGACGCCGGCACTCTGAACTAGAGCAAATTATGGCAGAAGAAAAACCGGACTTCATTCAGCTAACCTACAACATCACCCACCGGCAGGCCGAACAACACCTGCTCCCCCTGGCAAGAGAAAAAGGCATCGCGGTAATCGCGAACCGACCCTATGATGGTGGCCAACTGATCCGTTCACTGAAACAAAGCCAAGCCGTCCCGGAGTGGGCAAAAGCAGAAATCGAATGCCAAACCTGGGCCGATTTTTTGCTTAAATTCATTGTTTCGCACCCGGCGATCACCTGCGCCATTCCAGCCACCACCAAAGTGACTCACCTGAGCGAAAACATGCAAAGCGGATACGGGCCTTTGCCGAATGCCAGTCAGCGTTTGCGAATGGCCAAACACATTGCCTCAATATAA
- a CDS encoding di-heme-cytochrome C peroxidase encodes MNVIGYLRRFTISLWHWLRGLTLALINLWKNLGPLWLRILSVLVLIVIAAWHQLQLFMTPNLTRENVYKVQYLNEGWTDLERQSFYYTPQGTELLGIEYQWFLNLELPLSRELLATAENLRGWGFIVSPGQRPDDLNPGNLAVGLGRHIDPTTGKERLDIGCATCHTGELHYKGTALRVDGGQAVQSLSNAKRGEFITTMAASVFETLINPFKWNRFATRIAGKDQQQRARLNQRMWTFAGHIKDFAEGAGAPKYYPVEEGRGRVDAVGRIANVAFGFDLDEPANYRIADAPASFPFLWDIWRFDWVQYTGFTNQAMARNVGETLGVLAPIKLVSAAGEPIKGKEFGKTVVDVQGLHCAEALLRSLRPPKWPQEVLGHIDLHRAQKGKTLFAERCQYCHGPHISAPYEWAVADQDNPSIPGQISSNWQWDMAGQITEQNGKPVRKDWRQRIWSIPLLATDIIGTDPKLADNYMDNRYDAGKLVPGSEPVNAGDGLQLLLNSLVPKLYQRWQIEGDQIAAYDGLNVPFRIQNQRAYKARPLHGVWATPPFLHNGSVPTIYDLLSPQAARPTTFYVGNREYDPQKLGYVTAKTDGSFLHDTGIPGNRNSGHQFTDEAVPGRIGHLLSEEQRYALMEYLKVMGNPDFDQAMGGDPANWANYSAAPAPEWNQGSCNNVHLRHGVTDLSAQTTESTH; translated from the coding sequence CTGGCTTTGATCAACCTATGGAAGAACCTTGGCCCGCTTTGGCTTCGGATTCTGTCTGTGTTGGTGTTAATTGTGATCGCTGCCTGGCATCAACTGCAGCTATTTATGACGCCAAACCTGACCCGCGAGAACGTGTATAAGGTGCAGTACCTGAATGAGGGCTGGACCGATCTTGAACGTCAGAGTTTTTACTATACGCCCCAGGGCACCGAGTTACTGGGCATCGAATACCAATGGTTTCTGAACTTGGAATTACCGCTCTCTCGCGAACTGCTGGCAACAGCGGAAAATCTACGCGGCTGGGGCTTCATCGTTTCCCCCGGTCAAAGACCGGACGACCTCAACCCCGGCAATCTGGCCGTCGGGTTGGGCCGTCACATAGATCCTACGACGGGAAAGGAGCGCCTGGATATCGGCTGCGCTACCTGCCATACCGGCGAGCTACATTACAAAGGCACGGCCCTGAGGGTGGACGGAGGCCAAGCGGTACAGAGCTTGTCTAATGCCAAACGCGGTGAGTTTATTACCACCATGGCAGCATCCGTATTCGAAACCCTGATCAACCCGTTCAAATGGAACCGCTTTGCGACTCGGATTGCAGGCAAGGATCAGCAGCAAAGAGCCAGACTCAACCAGCGCATGTGGACCTTTGCGGGTCACATCAAAGACTTTGCCGAAGGTGCCGGCGCCCCGAAATATTACCCCGTGGAGGAAGGCCGGGGCCGTGTCGATGCCGTCGGCCGAATCGCCAATGTCGCGTTCGGATTTGATCTGGACGAACCGGCCAATTATCGCATCGCAGACGCCCCGGCAAGCTTCCCGTTTCTTTGGGATATCTGGCGTTTCGATTGGGTGCAATATACCGGCTTTACCAATCAGGCTATGGCCCGCAATGTGGGTGAGACACTGGGGGTACTGGCACCGATCAAGCTGGTCAGCGCAGCAGGTGAACCGATTAAAGGCAAGGAGTTCGGTAAAACCGTTGTCGATGTGCAGGGGCTGCATTGTGCTGAAGCGTTACTGCGTTCGCTACGGCCTCCCAAGTGGCCGCAGGAGGTGCTTGGGCACATCGACCTTCATCGCGCCCAGAAGGGAAAAACGCTGTTCGCCGAACGTTGCCAATATTGTCATGGCCCGCATATCTCTGCGCCTTATGAGTGGGCAGTAGCAGATCAGGACAATCCATCAATCCCCGGCCAGATCAGTAGCAACTGGCAGTGGGATATGGCAGGCCAGATCACCGAGCAGAATGGCAAGCCCGTGCGCAAAGATTGGCGACAACGCATCTGGTCTATTCCCTTGCTTGCCACCGACATCATCGGCACCGACCCCAAGCTGGCGGATAACTATATGGATAACCGCTACGATGCCGGTAAGCTGGTGCCCGGCTCCGAGCCGGTCAATGCCGGTGATGGCTTGCAACTGTTACTGAATTCTCTGGTTCCCAAGCTGTATCAACGCTGGCAAATTGAGGGTGACCAGATCGCCGCCTACGACGGGCTGAACGTTCCCTTCCGCATTCAAAATCAGCGCGCCTACAAAGCCCGTCCATTGCACGGCGTCTGGGCAACCCCCCCGTTCCTGCATAACGGTTCGGTTCCAACGATATACGATTTGTTATCCCCTCAGGCAGCACGACCCACCACTTTTTATGTTGGCAACCGGGAATACGATCCGCAAAAACTCGGTTATGTCACCGCCAAAACCGACGGCAGCTTTCTTCATGACACTGGTATTCCCGGCAACCGAAATAGCGGCCATCAGTTTACGGATGAAGCGGTGCCCGGACGCATCGGACACTTACTCAGCGAAGAGCAGCGTTACGCGTTGATGGAATACCTGAAAGTGATGGGCAACCCGGATTTTGATCAGGCTATGGGTGGCGACCCTGCCAACTGGGCCAATTACAGCGCAGCTCCGGCGCCAGAGTGGAACCAGGGTAGCTGTAATAACGTGCATTTACGCCACGGCGTGACCGATTTATCCGCTCAGACAACGGAGTCGACCCATTGA
- a CDS encoding DUF6064 family protein — MLDLTSYSASDFIPFTQEVYLRLLERVNESYWPLHILALVTALIVLLAAWRRHRYTLKLLALIWLGVGVGFLFRFYEELNWAGRWFGVAYIAQAFLLLLVGLRADRVIHPLQRDSGLLLAFVGLLWPVLFPLGRIHWTQLESIGIHADPSVVFSLGILLLLCTGWRLWLLYVIPLLWCGLSIATLQVLGLPQHWVLAGTFTLASLTLITTTLWESRITKAAARRVASSTEK; from the coding sequence ATGTTGGATTTAACCAGCTATTCAGCGAGCGATTTTATACCTTTCACACAAGAGGTGTATCTACGTTTACTGGAGCGTGTTAACGAAAGCTATTGGCCGTTGCACATTCTGGCTTTAGTCACTGCCCTAATCGTATTGCTGGCCGCCTGGCGAAGACATCGCTACACACTCAAGCTACTGGCGTTAATCTGGCTTGGGGTGGGCGTGGGATTTTTATTTCGCTTTTATGAAGAGCTGAACTGGGCAGGCCGATGGTTTGGTGTTGCTTACATAGCACAGGCTTTTTTACTGCTTCTGGTCGGGCTTCGTGCGGACCGCGTCATCCATCCACTACAGCGCGACAGCGGATTGCTATTGGCCTTTGTCGGCTTGCTTTGGCCCGTCCTGTTTCCGCTTGGTCGCATTCACTGGACTCAACTGGAGAGTATCGGTATTCATGCTGATCCAAGTGTCGTATTTTCCCTCGGGATATTACTGCTGCTGTGCACTGGCTGGCGACTATGGCTATTATATGTTATTCCATTGCTGTGGTGCGGGCTCTCTATAGCCACATTACAGGTGCTCGGATTGCCTCAACACTGGGTCTTAGCAGGAACGTTTACGCTCGCATCGCTAACCTTGATCACGACGACGCTTTGGGAATCCAGAATAACAAAGGCCGCAGCCAGGAGGGTTGCCAGCTCAACAGAAAAGTAA
- a CDS encoding tetratricopeptide repeat protein, protein MNYSKPIICALLVSCLSAPAIAAPGGSWGKTDSMSTVERKIDAKDYQAAIDELTVIVKKESNNADAYNLLGFSNRKLKRYEIAEEYYLQALKLDPKHKGAMEYLGELYVETDRMDEAHRMLARLDKACFLSCSEKKQLKTAIERKEQGLTAKTNW, encoded by the coding sequence ATGAACTACTCCAAACCGATCATTTGTGCCCTTCTTGTTTCCTGCCTTTCCGCTCCGGCGATCGCCGCCCCTGGCGGGTCGTGGGGAAAAACGGACTCCATGAGCACTGTTGAGAGAAAGATAGACGCCAAAGACTATCAGGCGGCGATTGATGAACTGACAGTGATAGTGAAAAAGGAATCGAACAACGCAGATGCCTACAACTTGTTGGGCTTTTCTAACCGCAAGCTGAAGCGATACGAGATTGCTGAAGAATATTACCTGCAAGCGCTCAAGCTGGACCCCAAGCACAAGGGGGCAATGGAATATCTGGGTGAACTGTATGTGGAAACCGACCGCATGGATGAGGCCCATCGGATGTTAGCGCGGCTGGATAAGGCTTGCTTTTTAAGCTGTAGTGAGAAGAAGCAGCTAAAAACCGCTATTGAACGCAAAGAACAGGGTTTGACAGCCAAAACAAACTGGTAG
- a CDS encoding catalase family protein — translation MNLNYFGVIPMTAALLLTVNTHAAQTLDTLGMDLSNQEMIAISKSMEYGRRISSWAEKQNGLPYRRDAHAKATGCVRATFSVRGDIPPHFRSSVFSEPGREYQSWIRFSNGDMLVNADAKPDARGMAIKLMKVEGEKIAPELKGANTHDFIMTNTAAFFNRNIFDYVDDMKYLAEQKRLAWFVSLWPPRLHPRRLYIAAKTVSSKIDSPLQPQYYSMVPYQLGDTAVKFSVRPCSGMRFHTTANKKDRDFLTQSMAEQLTHQSACFDFMLQERIAGRNMPLDDATVVWPEQASPFIPVARIHIPPQTFTSGDQRNFCENLSMNPWHGVGEWLPLGSLSKARRVVYHAVSQFRHQQNGATSYQPTGWCLDQEQDCDVAEYIHFTKPPWPLDRCFDSQYQPINGKAVESVCGTQ, via the coding sequence TTGAATCTGAACTATTTTGGCGTGATCCCGATGACAGCCGCGCTGTTGCTGACCGTGAATACGCACGCCGCACAAACACTGGATACGCTGGGTATGGACCTGAGTAATCAGGAGATGATTGCGATCAGCAAATCCATGGAATATGGCCGCCGTATTTCCTCCTGGGCGGAAAAGCAAAACGGACTGCCTTACCGCCGCGATGCCCATGCCAAAGCAACCGGCTGTGTCCGGGCGACTTTTTCTGTCCGCGGTGACATCCCCCCGCATTTCCGTAGTAGCGTTTTTTCCGAACCGGGGCGGGAATATCAATCCTGGATCCGGTTCTCCAATGGCGACATGCTGGTGAACGCCGATGCCAAACCGGACGCCCGTGGCATGGCGATCAAACTGATGAAGGTGGAGGGAGAAAAAATTGCGCCGGAGCTAAAAGGCGCCAATACACACGACTTTATCATGACCAACACAGCAGCGTTTTTTAATCGTAATATTTTTGATTACGTAGACGACATGAAATACCTGGCAGAACAAAAACGGCTGGCGTGGTTTGTCAGTCTATGGCCGCCCCGCCTGCACCCCCGCAGACTGTATATCGCGGCAAAAACCGTATCGTCAAAAATCGATTCTCCGCTGCAGCCCCAGTACTATTCCATGGTGCCCTACCAGCTGGGTGATACTGCAGTAAAATTCTCCGTCCGCCCCTGCTCCGGTATGAGGTTCCATACCACTGCAAATAAAAAAGATCGCGATTTTCTGACACAATCGATGGCCGAACAGTTAACTCATCAGTCGGCGTGTTTCGATTTTATGCTGCAAGAAAGAATAGCGGGCCGGAATATGCCCCTGGACGATGCCACCGTGGTGTGGCCCGAGCAAGCTTCTCCCTTTATACCGGTAGCACGTATACATATTCCGCCACAAACCTTTACCAGCGGTGATCAGCGCAACTTCTGTGAGAATTTATCCATGAATCCCTGGCACGGAGTGGGCGAATGGCTCCCGCTGGGCAGTCTGAGCAAAGCCCGGCGCGTGGTTTACCATGCCGTGTCACAATTCCGCCATCAGCAAAATGGGGCAACGTCATATCAACCCACAGGGTGGTGCCTGGACCAGGAACAGGACTGTGATGTTGCGGAGTATATTCATTTCACTAAACCGCCCTGGCCACTGGATCGCTGTTTTGATTCCCAATATCAGCCGATTAACGGGAAAGCGGTTGAATCCGTGTGCGGCACGCAGTAA
- a CDS encoding RNA polymerase sigma factor: MNITPADQLEQLLARIALKDQAALKQLYDKVGARLNGVAMKILRDEDLSNDVLQETFLQIWHNAGDYRRGESEPMTWMTSLIRYRTLDKLKAETREQKRRDQFEEVQELFGEVHARSPIAGLLKREIDSQLGHCLGTLDVLNKNAILMAYYYGYSREDIAIHVEQPLNTVKSWLKRGLARLAQCLDH, encoded by the coding sequence ATGAATATAACCCCAGCAGACCAGCTAGAGCAGTTGCTGGCGAGGATTGCGCTTAAAGACCAGGCTGCACTCAAGCAATTGTACGACAAAGTGGGCGCCAGGCTGAATGGTGTGGCCATGAAAATTCTGCGTGATGAAGATCTGAGCAACGATGTACTACAGGAAACGTTTTTGCAGATCTGGCATAACGCCGGTGATTATCGTCGCGGTGAAAGTGAACCCATGACCTGGATGACGTCACTGATTCGCTATCGAACTTTGGATAAATTAAAAGCCGAAACCCGTGAGCAAAAACGCCGGGATCAGTTCGAGGAAGTACAAGAGCTTTTCGGTGAAGTTCATGCCCGCTCACCCATTGCGGGGCTGCTTAAGCGTGAAATCGATAGCCAGTTAGGTCACTGCCTTGGAACTCTGGATGTGCTGAACAAGAATGCGATCCTGATGGCTTACTACTATGGCTATAGCCGTGAAGATATTGCTATACACGTAGAACAGCCCCTTAATACCGTTAAATCCTGGCTCAAGCGCGGGTTAGCGAGGTTAGCTCAATGTCTGGACCATTAA
- a CDS encoding calcium-binding protein translates to MTSRYSILAAAILSVSSGLAGAEIIVGNDLNSSNGANSTINALFSANRGSNGGGDQSLQFGDQLQGSEQADVIIGGLGIDVLFGKGGNDVLIGGTEDFNPFNRDRAFGEQGDDIFIWTPGDGNDFFDGGDGSDTLIITLIGENQDADGNTAGAPFFSVSPPGTTGSGDFDGIYINPNTQLPVVDVLAGPGFCDILDRSSEGLDELNLDHLVQFTLRGPAGQLEQDLLADPSIDPDTRDTGLRISVHLKNTEYVVCASKDGSQVDVFDLHHNPIVKTSVSDLPETAYRLVTNTF, encoded by the coding sequence ATGACTTCTCGATATTCAATACTAGCGGCCGCCATTCTCTCTGTTAGCTCCGGCCTCGCCGGTGCCGAGATCATCGTTGGCAACGACCTCAACAGCAGCAACGGCGCAAACAGCACTATTAACGCACTTTTTTCAGCAAATCGTGGCAGTAACGGCGGCGGCGATCAGAGTCTCCAGTTCGGCGATCAACTCCAGGGCAGCGAGCAGGCTGACGTCATTATCGGTGGCCTGGGCATCGATGTGTTGTTCGGAAAGGGCGGCAATGACGTACTCATCGGCGGCACCGAAGACTTTAACCCTTTTAACCGCGACCGGGCATTTGGTGAACAAGGCGATGACATCTTTATCTGGACACCGGGAGATGGCAATGATTTTTTCGACGGTGGTGACGGCAGCGATACATTGATCATCACCCTGATTGGTGAAAATCAAGACGCCGATGGTAACACCGCTGGAGCGCCTTTTTTCAGTGTGAGCCCGCCGGGGACAACCGGCAGTGGCGACTTTGATGGCATCTATATCAACCCGAATACTCAGCTTCCTGTGGTCGATGTGCTGGCGGGGCCTGGATTCTGCGACATTCTTGACCGTAGCTCAGAAGGGCTCGACGAACTCAATCTGGATCATCTGGTGCAATTTACATTGCGGGGTCCAGCCGGGCAACTTGAGCAGGATTTGTTGGCCGATCCCAGTATTGATCCGGACACGCGGGATACCGGATTGCGCATTTCTGTGCACCTTAAAAACACGGAATACGTGGTGTGTGCATCGAAAGACGGCTCGCAAGTGGATGTCTTCGATTTGCACCACAACCCGATTGTAAAGACCAGTGTTAGCGACTTACCCGAGACGGCTTATCGCCTGGTAACCAACACATTTTAA
- a CDS encoding acyl-CoA thioesterase codes for MQFYSRKWIMPEDLNPNGSLFGGKLLSWIDAESAIFAMCQLGKDRHLVTKFISEINFVSSGKQGDIIEMGVEVRKIGNTSISLHAVVRNMMTKEVIIDISDIVFVNLGADGKPQAHGYSAESD; via the coding sequence ATGCAGTTTTACAGCAGAAAATGGATCATGCCCGAAGACCTTAATCCAAATGGAAGCCTGTTCGGCGGAAAATTGTTAAGCTGGATAGATGCTGAATCGGCGATATTTGCCATGTGCCAACTGGGCAAGGATCGCCATCTTGTCACCAAATTCATTTCTGAGATCAACTTTGTCAGCTCCGGAAAACAGGGCGACATAATAGAGATGGGCGTTGAAGTCAGAAAAATAGGCAACACCTCCATCAGCTTACATGCGGTGGTCCGCAACATGATGACAAAAGAGGTCATTATCGATATTTCGGATATTGTGTTTGTCAATCTGGGAGCCGATGGCAAACCACAAGCGCATGGTTATTCCGCTGAATCCGATTAA
- the rsgA gene encoding ribosome small subunit-dependent GTPase A — protein MNTTFSLADLGWQPFFQQQLDLAEWDSAMPVRIAAQHKSRLIVYGESGQYALDTPPSLGTVTVGDWLLLNESMQINRLLERKSAFARRSPGSKVAEQLIAANVDTAFVVCALNEDFNLNRIERYLALVHDAGAEPVVVLTKMDLIDHADELREQVQRLDNQLCIEMVNGREATSAEVLLPWCEAGQTIVLLGSSGAGKSTLTNSLLGESIQLTSEIREEDGKGRHTTTSRALLPLKSGAMIIDTPGMRELQLAVGSDAIENTFADISDLALQCRFADCCHDQEPDCAVRAAMESGILDERRYDNYLKLKREQIRNEATLAEKHKAEKALGKFYKRTQSVSRENKGH, from the coding sequence ATGAACACGACTTTTTCATTAGCGGATTTGGGTTGGCAACCTTTTTTTCAACAACAGCTCGATCTTGCTGAATGGGATTCTGCCATGCCCGTTCGCATCGCCGCGCAACATAAATCCCGCCTGATCGTGTATGGGGAGTCCGGTCAGTATGCCCTGGATACACCGCCTTCATTGGGCACAGTGACAGTAGGGGACTGGTTATTGCTAAACGAGTCCATGCAAATCAATCGCCTATTGGAGCGTAAAAGCGCCTTTGCGCGGCGGTCGCCGGGCTCCAAAGTGGCGGAACAGCTTATCGCGGCCAACGTGGACACGGCCTTTGTTGTTTGTGCGCTGAATGAGGATTTTAATCTCAATCGCATCGAACGTTATCTGGCCCTGGTGCACGATGCCGGCGCTGAACCGGTGGTGGTGCTGACTAAAATGGATCTGATCGACCACGCAGACGAATTGCGGGAACAGGTGCAACGCCTGGATAACCAATTGTGTATTGAAATGGTCAATGGGCGGGAAGCGACCAGTGCAGAAGTCCTGCTTCCCTGGTGTGAGGCAGGTCAGACCATCGTATTACTGGGATCTTCCGGAGCGGGGAAGTCCACCCTGACCAACTCCCTGCTGGGTGAGTCTATTCAGCTGACGTCTGAGATTCGTGAAGAGGATGGCAAGGGGCGTCATACCACCACAAGTCGCGCCTTGTTGCCGCTTAAGAGTGGTGCCATGATCATTGATACGCCCGGCATGCGCGAACTGCAACTGGCCGTGGGCAGCGACGCGATAGAAAACACCTTCGCGGATATCAGTGACCTGGCCCTGCAGTGCCGCTTTGCCGATTGTTGCCATGACCAAGAACCGGATTGTGCGGTCCGGGCGGCAATGGAATCCGGTATCCTGGATGAGCGGCGTTATGACAATTATTTAAAGCTGAAACGCGAGCAGATTAGAAACGAAGCCACGTTAGCAGAAAAGCATAAAGCGGAAAAAGCGCTGGGTAAATTTTACAAGCGAACCCAGAGCGTGAGCCGGGAAAATAAAGGCCATTAG
- a CDS encoding sodium:solute symporter family transporter has protein sequence MYRLQTLDWIIIACYLAGLMLLAAYLSRGQFNREDYYVGGRKLTRWPIAISIMATQCSTNSILGAPAFVAFAAGGGLVWLQYELAVPIAMVALMIIFMPLLRDLRLVTVYEYLERRFDLRTRLILSGVFMFVRAFATAVTVYSIAIVIDLITGLGFTWSVILLGLFTVLYDVLGGIKGVIYSDVVQMSILLLMLVFVAYMLADQGGGILQVWQTFPEARRTAVDFTHHGFGDGHSFAFWPMLLGGFFLYVSYYGCDQSQAQRVLSAHSVEEANQALFLNGLLRFPVVALYCFVGVGMGVYAANQADFLSTLPQNNGQANVNLAVPVYMIQQLPVGLVGLALVALFAAAMSSLDSVLNSLSASTMEDFVGRFKKTRWTDTAELFTSRVLTLFWGSVTLTLAFFVDDIAPTVLETINKIGSLINGPVLAVFTLGVLTRWCHSLAAIAGLLCGFLFNIYLWLGHPGISWLWWNLIGFAVAVLVAALVSAVCSPTAEEALSEPDDELLLWSLPRLRQLLSQTAWKFMSFILLGWFLVLLVVLMWLN, from the coding sequence ATGTACAGGTTGCAAACTCTGGATTGGATCATTATTGCTTGCTATCTGGCGGGCCTGATGCTGCTCGCTGCCTATCTATCACGTGGACAATTTAATCGCGAAGACTATTACGTAGGGGGCCGTAAATTAACACGTTGGCCGATAGCCATTTCCATCATGGCTACGCAATGTTCCACCAACAGTATTCTGGGGGCTCCGGCATTTGTGGCGTTTGCTGCCGGTGGGGGGCTGGTGTGGTTGCAATACGAGCTTGCCGTACCCATAGCGATGGTCGCGTTGATGATTATTTTTATGCCGTTGCTAAGAGATCTGAGATTAGTGACGGTATACGAGTATCTGGAGCGGCGTTTTGATCTTCGCACGCGTCTGATATTAAGCGGCGTGTTTATGTTTGTCAGAGCGTTTGCAACCGCGGTGACGGTTTACAGCATTGCTATTGTGATTGATCTTATAACCGGGCTCGGTTTTACCTGGTCCGTTATTTTGTTGGGGCTGTTTACTGTGCTGTACGATGTGCTTGGTGGAATCAAGGGCGTTATTTATAGTGACGTTGTACAAATGTCTATTTTGCTTTTAATGCTTGTCTTTGTCGCGTATATGTTAGCAGATCAGGGTGGCGGCATTCTGCAGGTATGGCAAACCTTTCCGGAAGCACGACGCACCGCGGTGGATTTTACACATCATGGCTTTGGTGATGGACATTCCTTTGCATTCTGGCCTATGTTGTTAGGCGGATTTTTTCTCTATGTCAGTTATTACGGCTGTGACCAGAGCCAGGCACAGCGTGTACTGAGTGCCCATTCCGTTGAAGAAGCGAATCAGGCGCTGTTTCTGAATGGCTTGTTACGTTTCCCGGTGGTAGCGCTGTATTGCTTTGTGGGTGTGGGCATGGGTGTGTACGCGGCGAATCAGGCTGATTTTCTATCAACACTACCGCAGAACAATGGGCAGGCCAATGTGAATCTCGCGGTGCCTGTTTATATGATTCAGCAACTTCCCGTTGGTCTGGTCGGGTTAGCGTTGGTTGCGTTGTTTGCGGCAGCAATGTCTTCCTTGGATTCGGTTTTAAATTCTTTGAGCGCCAGCACAATGGAAGATTTTGTCGGGCGTTTTAAAAAAACTCGATGGACCGATACAGCCGAGCTGTTCACCAGTCGTGTGCTCACGTTGTTCTGGGGTAGTGTGACTTTGACGTTGGCGTTTTTTGTAGATGACATAGCACCCACCGTACTGGAAACCATTAATAAGATTGGATCACTGATTAATGGGCCTGTACTGGCTGTATTTACTCTGGGTGTTTTAACCCGGTGGTGTCATAGCCTTGCAGCAATAGCCGGATTGCTGTGTGGCTTTTTGTTTAATATTTATCTTTGGTTGGGACACCCGGGTATTTCCTGGCTATGGTGGAATTTAATCGGGTTTGCGGTCGCCGTGTTGGTGGCTGCATTGGTTTCGGCGGTTTGTTCTCCAACTGCGGAAGAAGCATTGTCAGAGCCGGATGACGAGCTGCTACTCTGGTCACTGCCCCGACTTCGACAGCTACTTTCTCAAACAGCGTGGAAGTTCATGTCCTTTATTTTGCTGGGGTGGTTTTTAGTGTTACTGGTTGTTCTAATGTGGTTGAACTGA